The genomic stretch CTTCCAAATGATGCCCGGCAGTATGGTCGAAGAAGGCTACGCGCTGGAAAGCGAAGTCGGCCTATTTGCCATGAAGCGAGAACAGGCATATCGTCAAATGGCGCCCTTCGACGATGTCAAAATCGAAGTCGACCAAGTTCAGTTGGCGCCGCTTGCGCTTTACAACATGTTGGCATTCGACCGCATGCACGAACGCGTCGACGCTGGCATGTTCGACCCCGATGATCCGCCGCCATCAACCGTGCTGTTGTCGATCGGCACGGATTCGAGCGATTTGATCGTGACCAACGGTTTTCGGATTTGGCAGCGCAGCATGCCGATCGGTGGTAACCACTTCACGCGTCAATTGACCAAAGACTTGAAGATGACGTTCGCCAAGGCGGAGCATCTTAAACGCAACGCTCGGGAAGCCGTTGATCCCAAGTTGGTCTTCCAAACGATGCGACCGGTCTTCAACGATTTGGTGACCGAGGTTCAACGTTCGATCGGATTCTTCCGTAGCATCGACAAGAAAGCCGAAATCGGCGAACTGATCATCACCGGTAACACGGTCAAGATGCCCGGGTTGGCCGCTTACTTAGGCAAGAACCTTGGCTTTGATGTCCACGTTCTTGACCGATTCAATCGGCTCGGTGGCGAAGACGTGCTCGCGATCCCCACGTTCCGTGACAACATCCCGACGTTCGCGGTTTGTTACGGCTTGTGCCTGCAAGGATTGGGCGTTTCGCAGATCCACGCTTCCTTGGTGCCACAAGAAATCTTGACCCAACGAATGATCCGCGCGAAAAAGCCGTGGACCGTGGCCGCACTTGCGACGCTGATGATCGGCATGACCGCGCACTACGCGTTCACCGAACGCTCGTGGGCAACCACGCACGACGACCTTTGGAAGGCGCCGCAGAACGAAGTTCAAACGATGAAGAGCTATGCGGACTTGCAAACCGGCGAAGACGGCGACCTGAACAGCAAGCTGACTTATCTGAACGAAATCGGCAAAGAAGTTTCCGGCGACAGCGAAGCTCGCTTGAAATGGCTTGAGATCATCAAGGTTGTCAACGATGCGATCCCGCGTGTCGACTTTCCTGATGGCAAGATTCTTAGCCCGAAAGAACTGCCGTATTTGGATCGGAAAGATATTCACGTCCAGCAATTCGAAACCAAGTACTACGAAGACCTTTCGCTGTGGTACACCGAACGCGTTGCGCGGCGCTATCGCGACGAAATCCGCAGTTGGGCTCGGATCACCAACAATCAAGAAGACCCAATCGTGCTGAACTTGGCCGAAGACGTAGGTCCGACCGAATCAGGATGGGTAATCCAGATGAACTGTTATCACTACTACAACAGCCCCGACCGGATCGGCCTGGAAGGCAGCAACCACGTCCGAAATATACTGACGACGTCGTTCCTAAAGAGCTCGGCAACGTTGCCGATTGGGGTCGACGCAGCCGGCAATGCGGTCTTGGAAAAATTCACGCTACCGGAAATGGGCCTGACCTATCCGCTGCTGCTCGATGACAAGAAAGACCAACCGATCCAAATTCCCAACCCAGACTATGACCCCGAAGCCATCATGGCGGTGCAGATGAGGCTTACCGAGGGCGAAGAAGTGACTCCCGAGATGGAAGCGGTGCTCAAAGAACCGCCGGTGTTGCAAGTTCGCAAGTTGGAATTCGTCTACCAAATCGTTTGGCAAGAAAAAGTGCTTTCCGAGCGACTCGAAGCCAAAGAAGAAGCCCGCAAGGCGGCCGAAGAAGAAGCCGCTGCGACGGCGGTCGAAGAGTCAGTCGCTGTTGTCCCTTGATCGAACTTTGATCGAACAGACGCGTTCGTTACGTCTGCCAAATCTTCAATCACCTTTTCAACTATCCGTCAAATTGATCGCAAACTGCCATGGATAAAGTCAAAGCTCAACTCGCCATCGCGATGAAATACGGATTTTGGATTGGGTCCGCGGTCGTCTTCCTTGGCTCGCTCGGCATCTGGTGGTGGACGACGTCCAAGTTGGCGACGGAGAGCGCGAGCCAAACGGCGAAGATCAAGCAAGACATCCAAACCGTCGCCACGGTTGAAGGGGAACTCCCCAGCCACCCCAACGAAACATCGCACATCGAGATGAATAAGTTGATCGCCAAACGCCAAGGCGAAGTGCTCGAGTCATGGAAGCTGCTTTACGATCGACAGCGAGACATCCTGACGTGGCCCGAACAAGACCTGACCAAAGACTTTGTGGATGAGTTTCGCGATCTGATCCCCATCGAAGTGTTCGTGGAACACCCGACATTGGAGGAAGACGAAAAAGAAATCACGCTTCGTGCGACGTACCAGCGATACATCAAGAACGCCCTCCCCGCGATCGCTGAAATTGCCAAAGCCAAGTGGACCGCCGAGTTCGAGGCCACCGCGAACATGGGAATGGACATGGGGATGGGAATGGATATGGGCATGGGAATGGGAATGGGAATGGGCAACCCAATGATGCCTGGCATGGTTGATATCTCTGGCGACAACAGCGGCCCATTGGTCCGATGGTCAGCCGGCAGCCAATCCAGCTTGTTGACGGACCTGTTCCCATGGCGAGGATCGCTGCCAACAACATTGGAAGTCTATTACTCGCAAGAAAACTTGTGGATGCTGAAGCAAATGCTTCAGATCGTCGCGGAGGTCAATGGCGAAGCTCGCCAGGCCTACCAAGCCAAAATTCATGAAATCGTCAAAATCGGCATCGGCAGCTCCGTGAAAAGCGGTGCCGGCAAGATTTCCAAGCCCGGCGAAGGTGGCGGCATGGGAATGGGCATGGGAATGGAAATGGAAGACTACGACATGGGCGGCATGGAAGAAATGGGGATGATGTCCGGCATGGGAATGGAAGGCGAAATGATGGAAGGCGCTGACCCGGCCGACAATCGATACGTCAATGTAGCGATGGAACCGATCGAGGGCTCAGCACTGCGAGCAGCACTCAACAGTGACAGCCCCAGTGATGTTGCGCTGGCGGTCGCGAAACGCGTTCCCGTGATGATGTCGCTAAAGATGGACCAACGCGCCGTGCCTGATCTGTTGGCCGCATGCGGCAGTGCACCCTTGATGGTTCAAGTCACTCAAGTTCGCATCTTGCCGCCAAGCGGAGCGGCCGCCGGTGGTATGGACATGGGAATGGGAATGGACATGGGAATGGGAATGGGGATGGATGAGGGAATGGGAATGGGAATGGGAATGGGCGGTGCCGCGTCGCAAGGCCCCGTCGCGGAATTTCCTCTCGATATGAACGTCGAAATTTATGGCCTCATTTTCATTTACAATCCGCCGGACCCTGCCAAGCTGGCGATCGAGAAAGTCAACAAGGAGAACGTCGACGAACTGATCGAAGATGTCCCAGTTGCCGGCAAGCCGGAAGAATCCACCGACGAATTGCCGACGCCGCAAGATACCGATCCCGCGGAACCGGCGCCTGATGCAACCGCGCCGGCAACGCCGCCAGTCGCCGACCCGACCACGACCGCACCCGCGGCCACCGAACCGGTCGCCAATTGAGACCGTGACCACCGCCTGACTTCAGGCAAACCGCAGTGCGAGACGCTTGCCGACCTGCGTTAAAATGATCGCAAAGTGCCGAATCGCTTTGTGATGAACCGATTGTTGAACGCCCCTTATCACCTAGGTAGCCGACCATGGACGCCGACAGAATCAAACAGTTCTTCATCACTCACATCGAGAAAATGATTCTCGGTGTGATCGTGGCTCTTTCCGGCTTTCTGATTTTCAGCGGGTCGAAATTGCCGAATTTTTTGGACGAACATCAACCCGATAAGTTGGCCGCCAAAGCGACTCAAGTGAAGTTGGCGATCGATAACGATCACAACGAAGCGATCTTGGAAGAGCGCCTGCAAGAGATCGAAGCATTCGACATCATGAAGGAGACGAAAAAGATCTACACGGGCATCGATCCTTCGATTTACAAACTTTCCAAACCCTGGGAAGCGCAAAACGAACAGTCTGTCGTTCGCCGCCAAGACCCGCAACTTTTACCGCCCGTCGATTTGCGTACCCACGGTGTCCTGACTTCGATCGCAATCAAAGGAAGCGTCGTCGATCCACTGGACTACCCCCTGGCGGCTCTTGAACCGGCCGATGCCGTCGAGAAGGTCGAAGCACCGAAGCCTCGCACGCGCCGCTCGCGAAGTCGCAACATGGGCATGGACGGAATGGACGGCATGGGCGGCGATATGATGATGGAAGAGATGATGATGATGGAGGAGATGAGCGGCATGATGGGTGGCCCAGACTCCGGCATGGCAGGCATGGCCGGTCCGACGCGAAAATTTGCCAGTGAGTTTGACTTTGGCCATCGCCCAGTCGTTGGCGAAGACAAGCGGAACCCGAAACCGACGGTGGGTTGGTTCATTGC from Rubripirellula tenax encodes the following:
- the pilM gene encoding type IV pilus assembly protein PilM, with amino-acid sequence MARSSSSVWGIEIGQTALKALRCSLVDGEPVADAFDFIEYPKILSQPEAVAEELIADALNQLLERNDAINEKVVISVPGQSGLAKFFKPPPVEVKKIADIVRYEARQQIPFDLADVVWDFQMMPGSMVEEGYALESEVGLFAMKREQAYRQMAPFDDVKIEVDQVQLAPLALYNMLAFDRMHERVDAGMFDPDDPPPSTVLLSIGTDSSDLIVTNGFRIWQRSMPIGGNHFTRQLTKDLKMTFAKAEHLKRNAREAVDPKLVFQTMRPVFNDLVTEVQRSIGFFRSIDKKAEIGELIITGNTVKMPGLAAYLGKNLGFDVHVLDRFNRLGGEDVLAIPTFRDNIPTFAVCYGLCLQGLGVSQIHASLVPQEILTQRMIRAKKPWTVAALATLMIGMTAHYAFTERSWATTHDDLWKAPQNEVQTMKSYADLQTGEDGDLNSKLTYLNEIGKEVSGDSEARLKWLEIIKVVNDAIPRVDFPDGKILSPKELPYLDRKDIHVQQFETKYYEDLSLWYTERVARRYRDEIRSWARITNNQEDPIVLNLAEDVGPTESGWVIQMNCYHYYNSPDRIGLEGSNHVRNILTTSFLKSSATLPIGVDAAGNAVLEKFTLPEMGLTYPLLLDDKKDQPIQIPNPDYDPEAIMAVQMRLTEGEEVTPEMEAVLKEPPVLQVRKLEFVYQIVWQEKVLSERLEAKEEARKAAEEEAAATAVEESVAVVP